The following are from one region of the Hymenobacter sp. YIM 151858-1 genome:
- a CDS encoding TonB-dependent receptor → MKLPIQWGLAAGLLLTASPTWSQNAPAATRQAPAGQATLSGYLRDGATGEALVGASVFVKALGLGANTDENGYYQLQLPKGTHTVTYLIMGYEPQEVRLDLGADATRSVKLAAVRMQTQEVVVQGQRAEDNVRKPEMSVNKLDMNTVKLMPALLGEVDVVRSIQLLPGVTTVGEGASGFNVRGGGVDQNLILMDEMPVYNVSHLFGLFSAFNPDAVQDMKLYKGGIPAQYGGRLSSLLDVRLRDGHTAERASVNGGIGLISSRLAVEAPLIKDRTSVVLAGRRSYGDLFLKLVPDQKDNQAYFYDLSVKVNHKFSSRDQLQLTGYRGRDVFNFSNVFKNNWGNTGGTARWTHQFSPRLFGNFTGVAAQYDYALGVPNGTQAFEWTSSVRNYTGKANLSFLLNANNTISGGVSGTRYQFNPATVKPLSAESIFVELKVDEQKAGEYAAYLDNEQTLSPRLQLQYGLRLSVFDFLGTGKTIYDYQGETGQRKDPLNPRTPKNGEVVKRYANLEPRASLRFTLSENSSLKASYNRTAQYIHLISNTTAASPLDVWSPSTNNIRPERADQVALGYFRNFLDNGYEASVEVFGKTMDNQIDYVNGANTLLNKNLEGELLYGQGRAYGAEFFVKKNQGPLTGWVSYTLSRSERQIDGINRGEWYANKYDKTHNLSVVSMYQVGKRLTVSGNFAYSTGVATTFPNARFSYEGLVVPVVSGDARNNYRVPAYHRLDLGATLKNRTVEGRRWQSEWVFSVYNVYSRRNAYGIYFRQNEDNPRKTEAVRLSVFGSMLPSVSYNFNF, encoded by the coding sequence ATGAAACTACCTATCCAATGGGGGCTGGCCGCGGGGCTGCTACTGACGGCCAGTCCCACCTGGAGCCAGAACGCGCCCGCGGCCACCAGGCAGGCGCCCGCCGGGCAGGCTACCCTAAGCGGCTACCTGCGCGACGGCGCCACCGGCGAAGCCTTGGTAGGTGCCAGCGTATTCGTGAAAGCGCTGGGCCTAGGTGCCAACACCGACGAAAACGGCTACTACCAACTGCAGCTGCCCAAAGGCACGCACACCGTTACTTACCTGATTATGGGCTACGAGCCGCAGGAGGTGCGCCTCGACCTAGGGGCCGATGCCACGCGCTCGGTGAAGCTCGCGGCCGTGCGCATGCAAACGCAGGAAGTGGTGGTGCAAGGCCAGCGCGCCGAAGACAACGTGCGCAAGCCCGAAATGAGCGTGAACAAGCTCGATATGAACACCGTGAAGCTCATGCCCGCGCTCCTGGGTGAGGTGGATGTGGTGCGCAGCATTCAGCTGCTGCCCGGCGTGACGACGGTAGGCGAGGGGGCTTCGGGCTTCAACGTGCGCGGCGGCGGCGTCGATCAGAACCTGATTTTGATGGACGAGATGCCCGTGTACAACGTGTCGCACTTGTTTGGCTTGTTCTCGGCCTTCAACCCCGATGCCGTGCAGGACATGAAGCTGTACAAGGGCGGCATTCCGGCTCAGTACGGCGGGCGGTTGTCGTCGCTGCTCGATGTGCGCCTGCGTGATGGGCACACGGCCGAGCGCGCCAGCGTAAACGGCGGCATTGGCCTGATTTCGAGCCGGCTGGCCGTGGAGGCGCCGCTGATCAAGGACCGCACCTCGGTGGTGCTGGCCGGCCGCCGCTCCTACGGCGACTTGTTCCTGAAGCTGGTGCCCGATCAGAAAGACAATCAGGCGTACTTCTACGACCTGAGCGTGAAGGTGAACCACAAGTTTAGCTCGCGCGACCAGCTGCAGCTAACCGGCTACCGCGGCCGCGACGTGTTCAACTTCAGCAACGTGTTTAAAAACAACTGGGGCAATACCGGCGGCACCGCCCGCTGGACGCACCAGTTCTCGCCCCGCTTGTTCGGGAACTTTACCGGCGTGGCCGCGCAGTACGATTACGCCCTAGGTGTGCCCAACGGCACGCAGGCCTTTGAGTGGACCTCGAGCGTGCGCAACTACACCGGCAAAGCCAATTTGAGCTTCCTGCTGAATGCGAACAACACCATTAGCGGCGGTGTGAGCGGTACCCGTTACCAGTTTAACCCCGCTACGGTAAAGCCGCTGAGCGCCGAGTCGATATTCGTGGAGCTGAAGGTGGACGAGCAAAAGGCGGGCGAGTACGCGGCTTACCTCGACAACGAGCAAACCCTGTCGCCGCGCCTGCAGCTGCAGTATGGCCTGCGCCTGTCGGTGTTCGATTTCCTAGGTACCGGCAAAACCATTTACGACTACCAGGGCGAAACCGGGCAGCGCAAAGACCCGCTGAACCCGCGCACGCCCAAAAACGGCGAGGTGGTGAAGCGCTACGCCAACCTCGAGCCCCGCGCCTCGCTGCGCTTCACCCTGAGTGAGAACAGCTCGCTGAAAGCCAGCTACAACCGCACGGCGCAGTACATCCACCTGATTTCGAACACCACGGCCGCCTCGCCCTTGGATGTGTGGAGCCCCAGCACCAACAACATCCGGCCGGAGCGCGCCGACCAAGTGGCCCTAGGTTACTTCCGCAACTTCCTCGACAACGGCTACGAGGCCTCGGTGGAGGTGTTCGGCAAAACCATGGACAACCAGATCGACTACGTGAACGGGGCCAACACCCTGCTCAACAAGAATCTGGAAGGCGAGCTGCTCTACGGCCAGGGCCGCGCCTACGGGGCGGAGTTCTTCGTGAAGAAAAACCAAGGCCCGCTTACCGGTTGGGTGAGCTACACCTTGTCGCGCTCGGAGCGGCAGATCGACGGCATTAACCGCGGCGAGTGGTACGCCAACAAGTACGACAAAACGCACAACCTCTCGGTGGTGAGCATGTACCAAGTGGGCAAGCGCCTCACGGTGTCGGGCAACTTTGCCTACAGCACCGGCGTGGCTACCACCTTCCCCAACGCCCGCTTCAGCTATGAGGGGCTGGTGGTGCCGGTGGTAAGCGGCGATGCCCGCAACAACTACCGCGTGCCCGCCTACCACCGCCTCGACCTAGGCGCCACGCTCAAGAACCGCACGGTGGAAGGCCGCCGCTGGCAGAGCGAGTGGGTGTTCTCGGTGTACAACGTGTACAGCCGCCGCAACGCCTACGGCATCTACTTCCGCCAGAACGAAGACAATCCGCGCAAAACTGAGGCCGTGCGCCTGTCGGTGTTCGGCTCGATGCTGCCTTCAGTGTCTTACAACTTCAACTTCTAA
- a CDS encoding MFS transporter, with protein sequence MSTADSAAPQRPLHDPYAALRIPEFRRLISARVCLVLATQMQAVVVGWQMYQLTKDPLALGLIGLAEAIPSITVSLYAGHVADSVRRKNIIVSAVTVFMLCSLALYLFTRPTGAWVIEHYKTLPIYAVIFVSGIARGFLGPALFSFMPQLLPNRQLLPNAITWNSSTWQFSAVMGPAIGGLLYAHLGISAAYGIDLILTIMALLLFSSIAGRPLPPREGEQLSLQESILSGVRFIFQNQIVLAALSLDLFAVLFGGAVALLPIFADEILKTGADGLGYLRAAPAVGSVLMAVTLTYFPLHRHMGRKLLWAVAGFGLATVGFALSTNFWLSLFLLFLTGVFDSVSVIVRSTLIHTFTPEYMKGRVAAVNNIFIGSSNEIGAFESGTVARLMGVVPSVVFGGLMTLVVVGFTALLAPRLRRLQNVKEAAPVAAT encoded by the coding sequence ATGAGTACTGCCGATTCGGCCGCGCCCCAGCGGCCCCTCCACGACCCCTACGCCGCGCTGCGCATTCCGGAGTTTCGTCGCCTGATTTCGGCGCGGGTGTGTTTGGTGCTGGCCACGCAAATGCAGGCCGTGGTAGTGGGCTGGCAGATGTACCAGCTGACCAAAGACCCGCTGGCCCTCGGGCTGATTGGCCTGGCCGAGGCCATACCCAGCATCACGGTGTCGCTGTACGCGGGGCACGTGGCCGATTCGGTGCGGCGCAAAAACATCATCGTGTCGGCCGTAACGGTGTTTATGCTGTGCTCGTTGGCCTTGTACCTGTTCACCAGGCCTACGGGCGCGTGGGTGATTGAGCACTACAAAACCCTGCCCATTTACGCGGTCATCTTCGTGAGCGGCATTGCGCGGGGCTTTTTGGGGCCGGCCTTGTTTTCGTTTATGCCGCAGCTGCTGCCCAACCGCCAGCTGCTGCCCAATGCCATTACCTGGAACAGCTCCACGTGGCAGTTTTCGGCCGTAATGGGGCCTGCCATCGGCGGTTTGCTCTACGCGCACCTAGGGATATCGGCGGCTTACGGCATCGATTTGATTTTGACGATTATGGCCCTGCTGCTGTTTAGCAGCATAGCCGGGCGGCCGCTGCCGCCGCGCGAGGGCGAGCAACTGAGCCTGCAGGAAAGCATTTTGTCGGGCGTGCGCTTCATCTTCCAGAATCAGATTGTGCTGGCGGCCCTGTCGCTCGATTTGTTTGCGGTGCTGTTTGGCGGGGCCGTGGCCTTGCTGCCTATCTTCGCCGACGAAATCCTGAAAACCGGCGCCGACGGCCTGGGTTACCTGCGCGCCGCGCCGGCCGTGGGCTCGGTGCTCATGGCCGTTACGCTTACCTACTTTCCGTTGCACCGCCACATGGGGCGTAAGCTGTTGTGGGCCGTGGCGGGTTTTGGGTTGGCCACCGTGGGCTTTGCGTTGTCCACCAACTTCTGGTTGTCGTTGTTCCTGCTGTTTCTCACCGGCGTGTTCGATTCGGTTTCGGTTATCGTGCGCTCCACGCTTATCCACACCTTCACGCCCGAGTACATGAAGGGCCGCGTGGCTGCCGTGAACAACATCTTCATCGGCTCGTCCAACGAAATCGGCGCCTTCGAGTCGGGCACGGTAGCCCGGCTGATGGGCGTGGTGCCCTCGGTGGTGTTTGGCGGCCTGATGACGCTGGTGGTGGTGGGCTTTACGGCCCTGCTGGCTCCGCGCCTGCGCCGACTGCAAAACGTGAAGGAGGCCGCCCCGGTGGCCGCTACCTAG
- a CDS encoding RNA polymerase sigma factor, whose product METMQPSDSALISLYIAGKEEAFALLLDRHKRRVFTTIMLIVKDPVIAEDLMQDAFIKAVHTMKSGRYNEEGKFSSWICRIAHNLAIDFFRRQKRNPQLNLDATGHAFNSLSLAEEGVDASMTREETYSHLRELIQELPAAQKEVLIMRHYGDMSFQEIADATGVSINTALGRMRYALINLRKKMAAQPVFYDQNLYPRDPAPVCVQRVAG is encoded by the coding sequence ATGGAAACTATGCAGCCGAGCGATTCCGCGTTGATTTCGCTCTACATTGCCGGCAAGGAAGAAGCCTTCGCCCTGCTCTTGGACAGGCACAAGCGCCGTGTCTTCACCACGATCATGCTGATCGTGAAAGACCCCGTGATTGCCGAAGACCTGATGCAGGACGCGTTCATCAAAGCGGTGCACACGATGAAGAGCGGCCGGTACAATGAGGAGGGGAAATTTTCGTCGTGGATCTGCCGCATTGCCCACAACCTGGCCATCGACTTTTTCCGCCGCCAGAAGCGCAACCCGCAGCTTAACCTCGATGCCACCGGCCACGCGTTCAACTCGTTGTCGTTGGCCGAAGAAGGTGTAGACGCCTCCATGACCCGTGAGGAAACCTATAGCCATCTTCGGGAGTTAATACAAGAGCTGCCGGCCGCGCAGAAGGAAGTGCTCATCATGCGCCACTACGGCGACATGAGCTTCCAGGAAATTGCCGATGCAACGGGGGTGAGCATCAATACGGCGCTGGGCCGTATGCGCTACGCGCTCATCAACTTGCGGAAGAAAATGGCCGCGCAACCCGTCTTCTATGATCAAAACCTTTACCCACGAGACCCTGCTCCGGTATGTGTACAACGAGTTGCCGGTTAA
- a CDS encoding DUF6799 domain-containing protein, with product MRRLLLLFFLCCATLVSVAQSAPALKDGAYRRNGVVMRLKAGKATRLQAPLTLADGSVINPSGMLVRKDGTRQQLPEGQAVNMQGVVVNFRDDMRTPQAIEKQSVQVTGSTGETRVMVPGTPVPANTARQLRQLEERVALLQQATDKLAERTALGAAAVPNGTRYDQQLRTLDAQLKQ from the coding sequence ATGAGACGCCTACTCCTGTTGTTTTTCCTGTGCTGCGCTACCCTGGTTTCGGTGGCACAGTCGGCCCCTGCTCTGAAAGACGGCGCCTACCGCCGCAACGGCGTGGTTATGCGCCTGAAAGCCGGAAAAGCCACGCGCCTGCAAGCTCCGTTAACCCTCGCCGACGGCTCCGTTATCAACCCCTCGGGCATGCTCGTGCGCAAAGACGGCACCCGCCAGCAGCTGCCCGAAGGCCAGGCCGTGAACATGCAGGGCGTGGTTGTCAACTTCCGCGACGATATGCGCACGCCGCAGGCCATCGAAAAGCAAAGCGTGCAGGTAACCGGCAGCACCGGCGAAACCCGCGTAATGGTGCCCGGCACACCCGTACCGGCCAACACCGCCCGGCAGCTCCGGCAGCTGGAAGAGCGCGTGGCCCTGCTGCAGCAAGCCACCGATAAGCTGGCCGAGCGCACGGCCCTAGGTGCCGCCGCCGTGCCCAACGGCACCCGCTACGACCAGCAGCTCCGCACCCTCGATGCCCAGCTGAAACAGTAA
- a CDS encoding head GIN domain-containing protein, protein MKTNWLIAPLVSVLLLSAGCSHEGDAFGPRVRGTGPTVTETRSLNSFSRVELKIDAEVILTQGSRQEVRLEGQRNILDVLETEINGDELQIEYGHVQVRSHDPIKVYITVPSLSEVQVSGSGKVRSTSPWSANSFQVEVSGSGEATLDLARVQSLRTRISGSGEARLGGEATSHTVNISGSGKVSAYELATQDTYASISGSGKAYVHAARTLNAEISGSGTVYYRGNPTVTTRISGSGKVLSGN, encoded by the coding sequence ATGAAAACCAACTGGCTCATCGCTCCACTTGTCTCGGTACTGCTACTCTCTGCCGGCTGCTCGCACGAAGGCGACGCTTTCGGCCCGCGGGTGCGGGGCACTGGCCCCACCGTTACGGAAACCCGCTCGCTCAACAGCTTCAGCCGTGTGGAGCTCAAGATTGATGCGGAGGTAATTCTCACGCAGGGCAGCCGGCAGGAAGTACGCCTCGAAGGCCAACGCAACATCCTCGATGTGCTCGAAACCGAAATCAACGGCGACGAGCTGCAGATTGAGTACGGCCACGTGCAGGTACGCAGCCACGATCCTATTAAAGTGTACATCACGGTGCCTTCGCTGTCGGAGGTGCAAGTATCGGGCTCGGGCAAAGTGCGCAGCACCTCGCCGTGGTCGGCCAACTCCTTTCAGGTAGAGGTATCGGGCTCCGGCGAAGCCACCCTCGACCTAGCCCGGGTACAAAGCCTTCGCACCCGCATTTCGGGTTCGGGCGAGGCCCGCCTAGGTGGCGAGGCCACCAGCCACACCGTCAACATCAGCGGCTCGGGCAAGGTAAGCGCCTACGAGCTGGCCACGCAGGATACTTACGCCTCCATCAGCGGCTCGGGCAAAGCCTACGTGCACGCCGCCCGCACGCTCAACGCCGAAATCAGCGGCAGCGGCACGGTTTACTACCGCGGCAACCCCACTGTTACCACGCGCATCTCGGGCTCGGGCAAAGTGCTGTCGGGCAACTAA
- a CDS encoding RNA polymerase sigma-70 factor codes for MAASIPEVETVDALEARLAELQRTNGEAFMQELFRAFYRPLGSVVFRVVHDRAVAEDLLQDVFLRIWNNRDTLVISSTYKAYLYRAALNAALRHVAQQKRQVSWDDANLAEPGRDTTAEHLEGQEAEQLVASALEALPPQCRAVFLMSRQEGMSYQQIAEALEVAPKTVENQMGKALRIMREKLSGFFSGLNSWLL; via the coding sequence ATGGCTGCCAGTATACCCGAAGTTGAAACAGTAGATGCCCTGGAAGCCCGCCTGGCCGAGCTGCAGCGCACCAACGGGGAGGCTTTCATGCAAGAGCTGTTTCGGGCCTTTTACCGTCCCCTAGGTAGCGTCGTGTTCCGGGTAGTGCACGACCGCGCCGTGGCCGAAGACCTGCTGCAGGACGTGTTTTTGCGCATCTGGAACAACCGCGATACGCTCGTTATCAGCAGCACCTACAAAGCCTACCTCTACCGCGCCGCCCTGAACGCGGCCCTGCGCCACGTAGCGCAGCAAAAACGCCAGGTAAGCTGGGACGACGCCAACCTCGCCGAACCCGGCCGCGACACCACCGCCGAGCACCTGGAGGGCCAGGAGGCCGAGCAGCTGGTGGCCAGCGCCCTCGAAGCCCTGCCGCCGCAGTGCCGCGCCGTGTTTCTGATGAGCCGGCAAGAGGGCATGAGCTATCAGCAGATTGCCGAAGCGCTGGAAGTGGCGCCCAAAACCGTAGAAAACCAAATGGGCAAGGCCCTGCGCATCATGCGCGAAAAGCTCAGTGGCTTTTTTTCGGGCCTGAATTCGTGGCTGTTATAG
- a CDS encoding FecR family protein, with protein MPDLYPDTEAPWELLAKHLAGEASVSEQEELHRWLMARPSRLRVLTDATRAWERGGTTAEVFTEADVDKAWRRFSAAAGIKTTGGSTVAPPAPAEEARVVSMWGSSQTWMRVAAAVLLLVGAWAVARTFLLSRNAAETVTVAAGPERKLSTLPDGSRVWVNRNSTLSYAADFNENSRVVQLKGEAFFEVKKDNGRPFTVLANDTRTRVLGTSFNVRAYSAEDSVEVSVVTGRVAFSPDRQKVTVQDSVVLTPGLRGVIRRSAPAVAVQKPIIDPNFRAWQQDELVFDNQSLGQVAQALTRFYGTPVELSRPELANCRFTGTFKQAQLPQVLRVVSLSANLSVSQSADGYTLDGPGCQ; from the coding sequence ATGCCCGACCTCTACCCCGATACGGAAGCCCCCTGGGAGCTACTCGCCAAACATTTGGCGGGCGAAGCCTCTGTGTCGGAACAGGAGGAGCTGCACCGCTGGCTAATGGCGCGCCCGAGCCGCCTGCGCGTGCTTACCGATGCCACCCGGGCGTGGGAGCGAGGCGGCACCACGGCCGAGGTTTTCACCGAAGCTGATGTGGATAAAGCCTGGCGGCGCTTTAGCGCCGCGGCCGGCATAAAAACCACCGGCGGCAGCACGGTAGCACCACCTGCACCGGCCGAAGAAGCTCGGGTAGTTTCGATGTGGGGCAGCAGCCAAACCTGGATGCGCGTAGCCGCGGCCGTGTTGCTGCTGGTAGGTGCCTGGGCCGTGGCCCGCACCTTCTTGCTCAGCCGCAACGCGGCCGAAACGGTAACGGTAGCCGCCGGCCCCGAGCGCAAGCTAAGCACCTTGCCCGATGGCAGCCGCGTGTGGGTAAACCGCAACTCCACGCTCAGCTACGCCGCCGATTTCAACGAGAATAGCCGCGTGGTGCAGCTGAAAGGCGAGGCGTTCTTCGAAGTAAAAAAGGACAACGGCCGACCCTTTACGGTGCTGGCCAACGACACCCGCACGCGGGTGCTGGGCACCTCCTTCAACGTGCGCGCCTACTCGGCCGAAGATTCGGTGGAGGTATCGGTGGTGACGGGACGCGTGGCGTTCAGCCCTGATCGGCAGAAGGTGACGGTGCAGGACTCGGTGGTGCTTACGCCGGGGCTGCGCGGCGTAATCCGGCGCTCGGCACCGGCGGTGGCCGTGCAAAAGCCCATCATCGACCCCAACTTCCGGGCGTGGCAGCAGGATGAGCTGGTGTTCGACAACCAGAGCCTCGGCCAGGTGGCCCAAGCCCTTACGCGCTTCTACGGCACGCCCGTGGAGCTAAGCCGACCCGAGCTGGCGAACTGCCGCTTTACGGGCACCTTCAAACAGGCCCAACTGCCGCAAGTGCTGCGCGTCGTCAGCCTGTCGGCTAATCTGTCGGTTTCGCAATCCGCCGACGGCTATACCCTTGACGGACCGGGCTGCCAATAG
- a CDS encoding DUF4249 domain-containing protein has product MLARFISFAALALTLGTLASCTDVVPIDLPEPESQLAVEGNITDQPGPYEIRLTRTGAYFDDKTPLAVRGAELTISDSQGTTETLRETEPGVYQTSTLRGRIGNQYTLTIKADGQEYRAATEIKRVPEIDRFEQQHKVNEPGWRDGYYVLYNGPELPGVGDYYRFKLYQNDTLRNNPDELIVRDDALVDGKYIGDVELTDRPFRIGDRVRVEILSLPKDYFFFLNEMFTQINNVGMFSSPPANVRTNIINVDPKGPKAVGYFAGTAVRSASLTITP; this is encoded by the coding sequence ATGCTTGCCCGTTTCATCTCTTTTGCTGCCTTAGCCCTAACCCTAGGTACGCTGGCCAGCTGCACCGATGTGGTGCCGATAGATTTGCCCGAGCCGGAGTCGCAGTTGGCCGTGGAAGGCAACATCACCGACCAACCCGGTCCCTACGAAATTCGCCTGACGCGCACCGGCGCTTACTTCGACGACAAAACCCCACTGGCCGTACGTGGCGCCGAACTCACCATTTCGGATAGCCAGGGCACTACCGAAACCCTGCGCGAAACCGAACCCGGCGTGTACCAAACCAGCACCTTGCGCGGGCGCATCGGCAACCAGTACACGCTCACCATTAAGGCCGATGGGCAGGAGTACCGCGCCGCTACCGAAATCAAGCGCGTGCCCGAAATCGACCGGTTTGAGCAGCAGCACAAAGTAAACGAGCCCGGCTGGCGCGACGGATACTACGTGCTCTACAACGGCCCCGAGCTGCCTGGCGTGGGCGACTACTACCGCTTTAAGCTGTACCAGAACGACACGCTGCGCAACAACCCCGACGAGCTGATTGTGCGCGACGATGCCTTGGTAGATGGCAAGTACATCGGCGACGTGGAGCTCACCGACCGGCCTTTCCGCATCGGCGACCGGGTGCGGGTGGAAATCCTGTCGCTGCCGAAGGATTATTTCTTCTTCCTGAACGAGATGTTCACGCAGATCAACAACGTGGGCATGTTCTCGTCGCCGCCCGCCAACGTGCGCACCAACATCATCAACGTCGATCCGAAAGGCCCGAAAGCCGTAGGCTACTTTGCCGGCACCGCCGTGCGCTCGGCTAGCCTCACCATCACGCCATAG